A stretch of the Vigna radiata var. radiata cultivar VC1973A chromosome 7, Vradiata_ver6, whole genome shotgun sequence genome encodes the following:
- the LOC106767378 gene encoding L-ascorbate oxidase homolog, translated as MGRISSLVIGLMACLMAASVRGEDPYIFYTWNVTYGTVAPLGVEQQGILINGLFPGPEINCSSNNNIVVNVFNFLDEPLLFTWHGIQQRKNSWQDGTLGAQCPILPGTNYTYHFQVKDQIGSYFYYPSIGMHRAVGGFGGLRIYSRLLIPVPYADPADEFWVLIGDWYGKTHQTLRQFLDSGRSIGRPSGVHINGKNGGLEPAYTMEPGKTYKYRICNVGIKDALNFRIQGHPLKLVEMEGSHVVQNIYDSLDVHVGQCFSVLVTADKEPKDYYMVASTRFTKKTLVATRIIRYSNGVIPASPELPLAPEGWAWSLNQFRSFRWNLTASAARPNPQGSYHYGQINITRTIKLVNTLSRSGGKLRYGLNGVSHLDSETPLKLAEYYGVSDKVFQYNLISDDPVSLIGDLTLAPNVINANFRDFIEIIFENPTKVPQTYNLDGYSFFAVAIEPGKWSPEKRKNYNLLDAVSRHTIQVFPKSWAAIMLTFDNAGMWNLRSELGENRYLGQQLYVSVLSPNRSLRDEYNLPDTQLLCGIVKDMPKPPPYSS; from the coding sequence atgggtCGGATATCAAGTTTAGTGATTGGTTTGATGGCATGCCTGATGGCAGCATCAGTTCGTGGGGAAGACCCTTACATCTTCTACACCTGGAACGTTACCTACGGCACTGTTGCACCATTGGGTGTGGAACAACAAGGCATCCTCATCAACGGCCTGTTCCCAGGGCCAGAAATAAACtgcagcagcaacaacaacattgTCGTCAATGTCTTTAACTTCCTCGACGAGCCCCTCCTCTTCACCTGGCACGGTATCCAACAGAGGAAGAACTCATGGCAAGATGGCACCTTGGGAGCCCAATGCCCCATCCTCCCAGGTACCAACTATACCTACCACTTCCAAGTTAAGGACCAGATCGGCAGCTACTTCTACTACCCCTCCATCGGCATGCACCGCGCCGTCGGAGGCTTCGGTGGTTTGAGGATCTACAGCCGCTTGTTGATCCCAGTTCCCTATGCTGACCCCGCCGACGAGTTCTGGGTCCTCATCGGTGACTGGTACGGCAAGACACACCAAACCCTCAGGCAATTCTTGGACAGTGGCCGTAGCATTGGCAGGCCCAGCGGAGTCCATATCAACGGCAAGAACGGTGGCCTTGAGCCCGCTTACACCATGGAGCCTGGCAAGACTTACAAATACAGAATCTGCAACGTGGGGATCAAGGATGCCCTCAACTTCAGAATCCAAGGTCATCCCTTGAAGCTCGTTGAGATGGAAGGCTCACACGTTGTTCAGAACATCTACGACTCCCTCGACGTTCACGTTGGACAGTGCTTCTCTGTCCTCGTAACCGCCGACAAGGAGCCCAAGGACTACTACATGGTCGCCTCCACTCGCTTTACCAAGAAGACCCTCGTCGCCACCCGCATCATCCGTTACTCCAACGGTGTCATCCCCGCCTCCCCTGAGCTTCCCCTAGCACCCGAAGGCTGGGCTTGGTCTCTCAATCAGTTCCGCTCCTTCCGTTGGAACCTAACCGCCAGCGCCGCCAGGCCCAACCCTCAGGGCTCTTATCACTACGGCCAGATCAATATCACTCGTACCATCAAGCTCGTTAACACCCTCAGCAGGTCCGGTGGAAAACTCCGCTACGGACTCAATGGTGTCTCCCACCTTGACAGTGAAACCCCACTCAAACTCGCTGAGTACTACGGTGTAAGCGACAAGGTTTTCCAGTACAACCTCATCTCCGACGACCCCGTTTCCCTCATCGGCGACCTCACCCTTGCTCCTAACGTCATCAACGCCAACTTCCGTGACTTCATCGAAATCATCTTCGAGAACCCCACAAAGGTTCCCCAGACTTACAACTTGGATGGCTACTCTTTCTTTGCCGTCGCCATTGAGCCAGGGAAGTGGTCACCGGAGAAGAGGAAGAACTACAACCTTCTGGATGCTGTGAGCAGACACACCATTCAGGTCTTCCCCAAGTCATGGGCTGCTATAATGTTGACATTCGACAATGCTGGTATGTGGAACTTGAGGTCGGAGCTTGGCGAGAATCGTTACCTGGGACAACAGTTGTACGTGAGCGTTTTGTCTCCAAACAGGTCCCTAAGGGATGAATACAACCTTCCAGATACTCAGCTTCTTTGCGGCATAGTCAAGGATATGCCTAAGCCACCACCTTACTCTTCCTAA